Sequence from the Phragmites australis chromosome 11, lpPhrAust1.1, whole genome shotgun sequence genome:
ATGGATGTGAGAAGAAAATgattgaaaaaaaatccttctTTATAATATAGATCGTATACATGCATCAAACCCGCTTCACATGTTGTGTTTAAGATAACTTTTAaaatcttgataaattcaagacttGGCCTGATCGTTATGGTCATCTTGGGTTAgggatgatgagaaaaattattaataattatattgGTCATAACATTAAGATAGCAAAATTCCAAAATACTCGGATTTTATGTTCACCACGTGTACTAaaggaaaaataattttgagatcttcttaccttaaaattaagAATGAGCCACTCAATTTTCTTTACGCTTTCAGTGAAATATATATGATCCTATTCAGCtattatttgaattattcagGAAATTATGATGCTCATAGATACATCTGCAAGATGGTCACATGTGTGTCTCATATCTATAAGGTACCATGCTTTTGCTAAATTTATTGCTTAAAATATCAAATTAAGATCAAATTATCCCGAATACATGATAAAATTCATTCAAATGGACAATACCGTTGAATTTACTTCACGGACCTTCAATAATTATTGTATGACGTTAGGTATTAATTTAGAGCATTCAATACCGCATCTGCATACTAAAAATAGTTTAGTTGAATCTCTTATCAAGATATTTAAATTAATTGCAGGaccaaaacttcaaaattgcAATTTACCGATCTCTTGTTGGggtatttcaatatttatttaaattcaaataaatataaatttgtaaaaataattttcctGATGTATTTAGTGACTATAGAAGGTGTCACTAAATCTTATAATCACATTATTAATGTGGCAGAAAGAGTAcatatatctaataaaatattcAGCTCCTAAATGCAAATATGAGGAGGTGAAATATGGTCGCAGGCGATTAATTAGCTTcccaaaagtatcttcaaaaaGACATGAGGTTATTTGTTCATCCTGTATAAATTCGTGATTGAATGCAATGGAAAGATAATGAATCGCATTTTTCGAATTCAATCTCCCTGCTACTGTCAACAAAAACAACAATTCAATCACGAAGGTACATGTGAACCGGGACGCGGCGGGCGAGGGGTTAACTTGCGACAACGACATTGGAAGCACTCACGACATCGTCGGGTGCTCATCTAgcttccttctcctccctcccacTTAACTTCACAGCCACTGAAAGGGAGGCCCTGCACGTACATAAGTAAGATTCCTAACCTTTCCCCATGTACATATCTATCGACGGAGAATTCCCTCAAGCCAGATTTGGAATCATCTCACCGGTCGATCGGCACCTATTTATACGCTACGGGTCGATCGGTCATGTACATCTCACACCATCGACCATCACACGGACATCAGTTATACCGAACCGATCGACCTGTGCCACCTGATCATGGCGACCAAGATGCAGGCCGCGGCTGCAGCTGATCAGGAGCTGGATCCCAAGTACGAGTGGCAGGAGAATGCCGCCAACTTTgtcctccgcctccacctctcAGGTAATCTTCTTCGTCTATCCCAAGTAGTACGACGAGTACACATGCATGGCTTCAAAGTGTCGCTTTGTGCTGGTGGTAACAGGCTTCAGGAAAGAAGACTTCAGGGTGCAAGTGGACGGCGCGGGCCGCCTCACCGTTAGCGGCCAGCACGCCGACGGTGGCAAGCTTTCCCGCATTCACAAGGTGTTCCAGCTGCCTGCAGCTTCCAACCTCGACGACATCAGCGGCCGCTTCTACGCCGGCGTCCTCACCGTCACCGTGCCCAAGCACCCCGCTGCACCGACGGCCAACGTACTAGAGGAGATCAAGAAGCAACCAAAGGAGCTCGACGGGGCAAAGCCAAAGGCGCTGGTCGACGAGGCCAAGCCAGAGGTGGAGACCAAGAGGCCGCCCAAGGACGAAGGCAAACCAAAGGACGACGCGAAGAAGCAGGCCGAGCACAAGGAAGAGATCATGAAGCCAAAGGAGGACGCCAAG
This genomic interval carries:
- the LOC133885016 gene encoding protein RESTRICTED TEV MOVEMENT 2-like, producing MATKMQAAAAADQELDPKYEWQENAANFVLRLHLSGFRKEDFRVQVDGAGRLTVSGQHADGGKLSRIHKVFQLPAASNLDDISGRFYAGVLTVTVPKHPAAPTANVLEEIKKQPKELDGAKPKALVDEAKPEVETKRPPKDEGKPKDDAKKQAEHKEEIMKPKEDAKNTEQIKEEEEEAKRSKREQEHHKTAPPAVRKEEGKPKVEDAAAAPAQKKQAEPEATVVDRDSLAERVRRRDDEERVKAAAAAEEAERERTTARCGWKERVAEGLTGTEWAEGLVETVKKNKEVIAAAVAAFSIGLFVSRRLFSRN